A window of the Butyricimonas faecalis genome harbors these coding sequences:
- a CDS encoding DUF5074 domain-containing protein, whose translation MMKKLLFLWLFFAVLFAACTDDDDNGGEIPMPEVNKVKMIVVNEGLFNTGTADISVVYEDGTTIWNAFERANGVPMGDVAQSITYINGKYFVALNGSGKIEVVEPETFKSIGTILYTQKGKPRFMAPINDTVAIVSDIQGQLVRVNTSDYSVIEYIPLATNWGVEKIVKIGDKLFGANPAGKGIAVFDIDNISEAGKRIIPVLVKDNAKTSKMHLDKNNKLWVLTTGTNTQKESCVFWNCIDPDTEEVLDVVEIPFLKKGDPNLKIDSPMAGGFLYYRSDISGDKSTIYFSMNACTDVENGTYQLAVFELNVDTKAYKLYRKTLGVTNMYGMGVSPDGEVYVCDAIDYAAQRGYLRHFYANGSETAVKVGVYPRMIWFTENETPSVK comes from the coding sequence ATGATGAAAAAGCTTTTGTTTTTATGGTTGTTTTTTGCCGTATTGTTTGCGGCATGTACAGATGATGACGATAATGGCGGCGAAATTCCGATGCCGGAAGTCAATAAAGTAAAGATGATCGTTGTTAACGAGGGGTTATTCAACACGGGTACTGCCGATATTTCCGTCGTATATGAGGATGGAACTACTATTTGGAATGCTTTTGAAAGGGCGAACGGAGTGCCTATGGGTGATGTTGCCCAATCTATTACTTATATTAATGGGAAATATTTTGTTGCGTTAAACGGTTCTGGCAAAATTGAAGTCGTGGAGCCGGAAACTTTTAAATCTATAGGTACAATACTTTACACGCAAAAAGGAAAGCCTCGTTTTATGGCTCCCATTAATGATACAGTAGCTATTGTATCTGATATACAAGGACAATTGGTACGGGTTAATACATCTGATTATAGTGTTATTGAATATATACCTCTTGCGACGAATTGGGGAGTTGAAAAAATTGTAAAAATTGGTGATAAGCTCTTTGGAGCCAATCCAGCAGGTAAAGGAATTGCAGTATTTGATATAGATAATATTTCAGAAGCAGGGAAACGTATTATTCCGGTGTTGGTGAAAGATAATGCAAAAACCAGTAAGATGCATTTGGATAAAAATAATAAGTTGTGGGTACTTACGACAGGTACAAATACTCAAAAAGAAAGTTGTGTGTTTTGGAATTGTATAGATCCTGATACAGAAGAGGTTTTGGATGTTGTTGAAATTCCTTTTTTAAAGAAAGGTGATCCAAATTTGAAAATTGATTCCCCCATGGCTGGTGGTTTCCTTTATTATAGATCTGATATCAGTGGAGATAAAAGTACTATTTATTTTAGTATGAATGCTTGTACTGACGTGGAAAATGGGACTTATCAGCTTGCTGTTTTTGAGTTAAACGTTGATACTAAAGCTTACAAATTGTATAGAAAAACCTTGGGAGTTACTAATATGTATGGAATGGGTGTTTCTCCGGATGGAGAAGTATATGTTTGCGATGCAATTGATTATGCGGCACAGCGAGGCTATTTGCGTCATTTCTATGCAAATGGTTCGGAAACAGCTGTTAAAGTTGGTGTTTATCCCCGAATGATTTGGTTTACAGAAAACGAAACGCCTTCTGTTAAATAG